From Antedon mediterranea chromosome 9, ecAntMedi1.1, whole genome shotgun sequence, a single genomic window includes:
- the LOC140059244 gene encoding N-acetyltaurine hydrolase-like isoform X1: protein MATKGQIQTVLGPVDPSTLGRTLTHEHLHMMYNSCYLEPIEEKREMINAPLVMKNLNFVKHFPYSNKANINLHNEKDAIIEELELFKKKGGSCIVEVTPVGIGRDVQVLADYSKKTGVQIVSGAGYYLACSMPPDMNTKTEEEVVEGLKRELTEGADGTDIKCGVIGEIGCCWPLHPNEKKVLRAAGIVQSELGCPVIVHPGRNPDKPEMAPTEHLRVFQEAGGVASHMVMSHLDRCCQTVETVLEFAKHGCYLEYDLFGFECSYFQVKPKIDYISDAQRINLIKGLVDEGYADKIVIAHDIHTRHRLLKYGGHGYSHILENAVPKMLIKGISQEDIDKILIHNPRSWLTYF, encoded by the exons ATGGCAACCAAAGGACAAATTCAAACAG ttttagGCCCTGTTGATCCATCAACGTTGGGTCGAACTTTAACCCATGAACATTTGCATATGATGTACAACAGTTGCTACCTGGAACCAATAGAAGAAAAACGAGAAATGATAAACGCCCCACTTGTCATGAAAAATCTTAACTTTGTTAAACATTTTCC atattcaAATAAAGCTAATATTAATCTTCACAATGAAAAAGATGCTATCATTGAAGAACTTGAATTATTCAAGAAGAAAGGAGGGTCATGCATTGTTGAAGTTACTCCAGTTGGGATTGGAAGAGATGTTCAAGTTTTAGCTGATTATTCGAAAAAAACAGGTGTTCAAATAGTGAGCGGTGCAg gttACTACTTGGCTTGTTCCATGCCTCCTGACATGAACACCAAGACGGAGGAGGAGGTCGTTGAAGGTCTTAAACGTGAATTGACAGAAGGGGCTGATGGAACTGATATCAAATGCGGAGTGATAGGTGAAATTGGCTGCTGCTGGCCTTTACATC caaatgaaaaaaaagttcTACGTGCAGCTGGTATCGTCCAATCAGAACTTGGTTGTCCTGTTATCGTTCATCCTGGCAGGAATCCAGATAAACCAGAAATGGCACCAACAGAACATCTTAGAGTCTTCCAAGAAGCTGGTGGTGTTGCAAGTCACATGGTCATGTCTCACTTAGACC GTTGTTGCCAAACAGTTGAGACAGTACTAGAATTTGCTAAACATGGCTGCTATTTGGAATATGATCTATTTGGGTTTGAGTGCAGTTACTTCCAAGTAAAACCCAAGATAGACTACATATCAGACGCACAACGCATCAACCTTATTAAAGGTCTGGTAGATGAAGGCTATGCAGATAAAATTGTTATTGCTCATGACATTCATACAAGACACCGATTG TTGAAATATGGAGGCCATGGATACAGCCACATACTGGAGAATGCTGTACCAAAGATGTTGATAAAAGGAATCTCTCAGGAGGATATAGATAAGATACTCATCCACAACCCAAGATCATGGTTgacttatttttaa
- the LOC140059244 gene encoding N-acetyltaurine hydrolase-like isoform X2 yields MATKGQIQTVLGPVDPSTLGRTLTHEHLHMMYNSCYLEPIEEKREMINAPLVMKNLNFVKHFPYSNKANINLHNEKDAIIEELELFKKKGGSCIVEVTPVGIGRDVQVLADYSKKTGVQIVSGAGYYLACSMPPDMNTKTEEEVVEGLKRELTEGADGTDIKCGVIGEIGCCWPLHPNEKKVLRAAGIVQSELGCPVIVHPGRNPDKPEMAPTEHLRVFQEAGGVASHMVMSHLDRCCQTVETVLEFAKHGCYLEYDLFGFECSYFQVKPKIDYISDAQRINLIKGLVDEGYADKIVIAHDIHTRHRLVRIIC; encoded by the exons ATGGCAACCAAAGGACAAATTCAAACAG ttttagGCCCTGTTGATCCATCAACGTTGGGTCGAACTTTAACCCATGAACATTTGCATATGATGTACAACAGTTGCTACCTGGAACCAATAGAAGAAAAACGAGAAATGATAAACGCCCCACTTGTCATGAAAAATCTTAACTTTGTTAAACATTTTCC atattcaAATAAAGCTAATATTAATCTTCACAATGAAAAAGATGCTATCATTGAAGAACTTGAATTATTCAAGAAGAAAGGAGGGTCATGCATTGTTGAAGTTACTCCAGTTGGGATTGGAAGAGATGTTCAAGTTTTAGCTGATTATTCGAAAAAAACAGGTGTTCAAATAGTGAGCGGTGCAg gttACTACTTGGCTTGTTCCATGCCTCCTGACATGAACACCAAGACGGAGGAGGAGGTCGTTGAAGGTCTTAAACGTGAATTGACAGAAGGGGCTGATGGAACTGATATCAAATGCGGAGTGATAGGTGAAATTGGCTGCTGCTGGCCTTTACATC caaatgaaaaaaaagttcTACGTGCAGCTGGTATCGTCCAATCAGAACTTGGTTGTCCTGTTATCGTTCATCCTGGCAGGAATCCAGATAAACCAGAAATGGCACCAACAGAACATCTTAGAGTCTTCCAAGAAGCTGGTGGTGTTGCAAGTCACATGGTCATGTCTCACTTAGACC GTTGTTGCCAAACAGTTGAGACAGTACTAGAATTTGCTAAACATGGCTGCTATTTGGAATATGATCTATTTGGGTTTGAGTGCAGTTACTTCCAAGTAAAACCCAAGATAGACTACATATCAGACGCACAACGCATCAACCTTATTAAAGGTCTGGTAGATGAAGGCTATGCAGATAAAATTGTTATTGCTCATGACATTCATACAAGACACCGATTGGTTAGGATTATTTG TTGA
- the LOC140058639 gene encoding N-acetyltaurine hydrolase-like, which translates to MSANLKGKIQTVLGPIDPSTLGPTLTHEHLHMTYGCCYVDPRAEDREMIDEPIVMKNLSFINHFPYANKANLDLHNDKDAILEELELFKKKGGSCIVEVSPVGIGRDVQVLADYSKKTGVQIVSGAGYYLACSMPSELDSIKEEEIVETLKYELTEGADGTNIQCGVIGEVGCSWPLHPNEKKSLRAAGIAQSELGCPVIIHPGRSEGKPEMAPTEHLRVFQEAGGVASHTVMSHLDRCCQTMETVLEFAELGSYLEYDFFGNECSYYQTVPSIDFISDAQRINLIRGLVDEGYADKIVIAHDVHTRHRLMKYGGHGYSHILENAVPKMLIKGISQEDIDKILIHNPRSWLTYF; encoded by the exons ATGTCAGCTAATCTCAAAGGCAAGATTCAAACAG TTTTAGGACCTATTGACCCTTCTACATTGGGTCCAACTTTGACCCATGAACATTTGCATATGACCTATGGCTGCTGTTACGTGGACCCTCGTGCTGAAGATCGTGAAATGATCGATGAGCCGATTGTAATGAAGAATCTTAGTTTTATCAATCATTTTCC ttatgcAAATAAAGCCAATTTGGACCTTCACAATGATAAAGATGCCATACTTGAAGAACTTGAATTATTCAAGAAGAAAGGAGGGTCATGTATCGTTGAAGTTTCTCCGGTTGGGATCGGAAGAGATGTTCAAGTTTTAGCTGATTATTCAAAGAAAACAGGTGTTCAAATAGTGAGCGGTGCAG GCTATTATCTGGCGTGTTCAATGCCGTCAGAGTTGGATAGTATAAAAGAAGAGGAGATTGTTGAAACCCTAAAATATGAATTAACAGAAGGGGCTGATGGAACGAACATCCAATGTGGAGTGATTGGAGAAGTTGGCTGCTCATGGCCATTACACC CAAATGAAAAGAAGTCACTCCGTGCAGCTGGTATCGCCCAATCAGAACTTGGTTGTCCCGTGATCATTCATCCTGGCAGGAGTGAAGGCAAACCAGAAATGGCGCCAACAGAACATCTTAGAGTCTTCCAAGAAGCTGGTGGGGTTGCAAGTCACACGGTTATGTCTCACTTAGATC GTTGTTGCCAAACAATGGAGACCGTCTTAGAGTTCGCTGAACTTGGTTCATACCTTGAGTATGACTTCTTTGGAAACGAGTGTTCCTATTATCAAACTGTTCCTTCGATAGACTTCATCTCAGACGCTCAACGCATCAACCTTATTAGAGGTCTGGTTGATGAAGGATATGCAGATAAAATTGTTATTGCTCATGACGTGCACACAAGGCATCGTTTG ATGAAATATGGAGGCCATGGATACAGCCATATACTGGAGAATGCTGTACCAAAGATGTTGATAAAAGGCATCTCTCAGGAGGATATAGATAAGATACTCATCCACAACCCAAGATCATGGCTTACTTATTTCTGA